The Acinonyx jubatus isolate Ajub_Pintada_27869175 chromosome A2, VMU_Ajub_asm_v1.0, whole genome shotgun sequence genomic sequence ACGCTCCTCCTGCTGGGTCTGGGGACCGGAGTTGAGGGGCAGGGATCCAAAACGGGGGAAAGGGTCTTgttctcctgcccccccccctccaattCTGACATTTCCCCCTCAAGATTTGGGAGGATAAATGAGCAGCTCAGCCCCCAAAGTCTCCAATCTCTTGAGTCTTCTTTCCCCAGATAGAGGGAGTGGGTCCCCTGTCTAAGTCAGTGACCAGGCACGGGTAAAGCATCTTCCAGCCCCATCTTTATGGCTGGGTATTTGAACCTCGCTCAGACCCTCCCTGTTTcctggtttcttgtttttttttgttttttgttttttgttttttttttttttaaatgcaggcaGGCTTTGGGCATTTAGGAGGTAGGCCGTTTCTCTGCCCCACTTCAGCACGGTCTTCGAATTTTTCTCCGGAAAGTGGGGcgcagggagaggaggggttcCTGTAGTGTcagccccttccttcttttctaggAAGTGGTTCTCTTGAtccctatttcttctttcttctttttcatctcaGAAACGGGATCGGGCATCTACCAGCCCGGTCCTCTTTGGGGATCTTACACCTCGGAAATTGGTCTCTCTTGACCCCTATCTCcgctttttcttcatttgtacttATTTTGAACCCCATAAATAGGGGACATGGAACATCTCTCGGATGTCTGCTCCTCTTTTCTGAAATTGGGAATAGAGTGTTTTTAACAAGAGGTCGCGGTCCGCTGAAGTCTCAGGCCAaaggcgggcgggggcgggggcggggaacGGGAACGCCCCCTGAAGACCCAGGCTTAGCAAAGGAAGGCCTCAACCTCTCATCCCTGCAACCATATGGGAACCATTATTGGACAAGAGCAGAAAGGTGATTATCTCTGATCGGCTATTCAGTCCGTCGCTCCGGAGCTTGAGCCAGTGACAGGACGCCACTCGCCCCCGCCTCCATGACGCaagcagggggcggggcaggtaGGCACCGCCCCCGCGCATTATTGGCTGAGCACACTGGTCCCCGCCCCGTTCGTGGGTTAATCTGCGTGGGAGCCCCGCCCCCTGGCTCTGTGTGCGTCAGTGGGCTACTTCTCCAAGCGCGGCTCCGCCCCAGGATGGCGTCACGGCTACATCTGCATATGAGGCCCCGCCTCACTCTTTGCAGGACGTCACCGCGGACTGCAGGGGCCTGagccgctgctgccgccgccgctgccccTGTCGCGCAGCCCCATATCAACTCACGGGGGCCCTGTCACCACAGCTGCCGAAAAGTCGCCACCGCTAGGGTCACCACCGCATCGGTGCAGGGCACGGTGAGTTCCCGGGCGGCCTGGTTCGCCGCCTCAGCGAACACCTACATAACCTTCATTTGACTGATGGGCTTGCAGGGTAGGGGACGAGGTTGGCTAGGGTCAAATGGGAAGAAGGGTGCGGCGATCACAGCCCTTGTAAGGGTAGGGCCCTGGTTCCTCCTACCTGCCGGaatctcacccccaccccccaccctcggCCTCTgcggcggagggggaggggaggcgagtGCCTTGCGGGAAGCTTTGCGCGCGGGAGGTTctgtgcgtgcgcgtgcgcgtggTGTGAACACACGTGTGCGCGCCCGTCTGTGCCGGCGTGTTTGTGTGCATACCCTTTTGCTTATGTACCAGGGTATGCTCGTGTGACCCTGTGGGTGTCCCGACTCCCGTGAGTGCGTGCTGCACGCGTGTGGAAGGAGACGCATGGACTGTGATGTACATGCACGCCGTGTCCATACGTGCACTGGAATGCGTGCCCGCGTGGGTGACGTGTACACGCCTGCATGGGTGGAGGGCGTCCTGCGCACGGGTGGGCTTGTCACATTTGTATATGCGTGTTGGTGTGCAGACAAGTGTCTGCGTCTCTTTCCTGTGCGTCGAGTGTATTCGACTCTCATGTGCACACGCGTGTACGGCTGTGTTCCCTGCTGCGTGCACGTGAACGTGTGCACGCCCTGTGCCTGTCACATGACCAGCTGCTTTAGCCCGATCTCTCCTATCTTGGGAGTCTAGGGGAAGGGGGTGCTGCGACTCGCATCCCCGCGGGATCGTACACGCGTGTGCACGTGCGCCCGAGCAGCTCCGTTCTGAGGAACATGAGTGAttgatggggggcggggccggctgCAGTCACCCCTACCCGCCTAGCCTTAGGGTTTAGGATTACAGTCGGACCTGGGACCTGGGCCGAGGGCGTGCTGGAGGGGCTTGCTGGGGTGTCCCTACCCCCACCTCTCTGAGCTCCTCCTCTGACACTTCCGGCCTTTCAAGGTCACCGCCGTCCTTTGCCACGGCCCCACCATTAGCACTGGGGCTTCTAATGAGATAAGGGTAATCTCAAAACACTAGTCCCCCTCAAGAGCTCTGGAGTTCTCTGCACCCTGTGCCTGGGGCTTAGGCAGTTGGTGGTGGAAGGGGACTCCTCAACCTCACCTACACCCCACACACCCAGATGGCGTCTGCCACAGACTCACGCTATGGGCAGAAGGAGTCCTCGGACCAGAACTTCGACTACATGTTCAAGATCCTCATCATTGGCAACAGCAGCGTGGGCAAGACGTCTTTCCTATTCCGCTATGCAGACGATTCCTTCACGCCTGCTTTTGTCAGCACTGTGGGCATAGACTTCAAGGTCAAGACCATCTACCGCAACGACAAGAGGATCAAGCTGCAGATCTGGGTGGGTCCAGCTGGGGAGCTCCTGTCTCTCACTTTCCCTTCCCAGAAAAGCAGCCCCAGCTTTGTCTGTTCCCTGTCTGGATTCATTCGTTCACACACTGGGCATTTATCAGGTGCCTCCTGTGTATCCGGGAGCCAGAGGCCCAGAATAGAGTGCTGTTGTTCTCCCATGGGTGCCTAATCACTGCTCTCTGGGTGTGGGGAAGGAGCAAATGCTGGGTCCTTTCCTatgccttgctattgtcaagagCATCACTTggcttggtgcctcagtttccccatctttaagCTCTTTCATGAGTCTGTATTCGGTTTCAGCTGGATCTTGGCCTCCCAACCTCATTCCCTGGGACAGGAGCAGGCACTTTCCCCCGGGGTCTACTGGTCACCTCCCTTAACCCCACAGAGGCCTGAGGGAACCTGTTAAATCCCAAGTCAGagccttcccttctctgtttcttgCTCTCCCATGGCCCCTACCTCACTCAGGGTAAAACCCATACCTGTCCCCTGGCTTAGGAGTAACCCCTCTCCCCCGGTCTGGGAGCCCCTGCCTGGTCAGTCTCCTTCCACCTCCGCCTCCTTACTGTTCCTCACATGTTCCAGGCACAGACCCACTTCAGGGCCATTGCCTGGGCTGTGCCTTTTGCCTGGATTGTCTCTCCCTTAATCCCCACATGggtccctcctcctttccttcagcTTTTAAAACCATACCCTCGCCTGCACTGCCTGTCCTTCCTTGTCCAATTTTATCTTTCTCCTCGGTCTTTATCACCCTCCAACATAGGAtacgttttcttcttttttatgtgtttatcgTCTGTTTCCTATCCCGGGTTGTCAGTTTCACAAGGCAGtgatttttgtccattttgttaaCCGCTGTGCCCCCAGTGCCACGCACAGGGTGTGGCACAGGTCACTGCCCAGGTATGTTGAAGGAGTGATGGAATGATTCTGTAGGTGCCTGCTTCTGGAGGATGATGGAGCACGATGTACGTGGCCAGTCTGCTTTCCCTGAGCCACCTCTGGTCCCCAGGGGGGCTGGGCTGGACAACCTCAGGGCTTATTTCCATTCTGAGGAGCTTATGTGTGGGTCCTCTCTGACCCCTGTCTTTTCTTCCCCAGGACACAGCAGGGCAAGAGCGATACCGGACCATCACCACGGCCTACTACCGGGGTGCCATGGGCTTTATCCTCATGTACGACATTACCAACGAGGAGTCCTTCAACGCCGTGCAGGACTGGTGAGCACACCCCATCCCCTCGCAGACTGTCTTCAGAACTGGGTTTGATGCGAAGCCCCAGCTGCCCTGGCAGAAATGTAAATACAATACTAGATTCTCAGACCTGCTGTCAGTCTGTAATCATTAAAGCTTGGTAGCATTGGCTcgaactaaggggaaaaaaaagggtttCATTTCAgatggaagaatgaaatatgaaacaTGTAGAGAGAAAAAATCAGGGCGGGGGCAGAGAATAGGACAGTTCTCATAGGTGAAAGGATATAAACGTTTACATTCCTGCCCAAAGTAATGCTAAGTTTTAAGGAAATTTCTGAGTTTGCAGAGGAGGGAGAAATTCTCTCTGGGCGACAGGGATCTGGGAAGGAGGGCTGCTTGAAAGGGGTTTCGAAGGTCTGGGAGCCTCAGAAGTGTGTTCCTGGCAGGACACAGGCTGGAAGGAGGGACCAAGTCTGCCAAGTTCAAGGAATAATCAGGAGGTGGGGGACTagagtgggg encodes the following:
- the RAB3A gene encoding ras-related protein Rab-3A isoform X1 produces the protein MDCDMASATDSRYGQKESSDQNFDYMFKILIIGNSSVGKTSFLFRYADDSFTPAFVSTVGIDFKVKTIYRNDKRIKLQIWDTAGQERYRTITTAYYRGAMGFILMYDITNEESFNAVQDWSTQIKTYSWDNAQVLLVGNKCDMEDERVVSSERGRQLADHLGFEFFEASAKDNINVKQTFERLVDVICEKMSESLDTADPAVTGAKQGPQLTDQQAPPHQDCAC
- the RAB3A gene encoding ras-related protein Rab-3A isoform X2 — protein: MASATDSRYGQKESSDQNFDYMFKILIIGNSSVGKTSFLFRYADDSFTPAFVSTVGIDFKVKTIYRNDKRIKLQIWDTAGQERYRTITTAYYRGAMGFILMYDITNEESFNAVQDWSTQIKTYSWDNAQVLLVGNKCDMEDERVVSSERGRQLADHLGFEFFEASAKDNINVKQTFERLVDVICEKMSESLDTADPAVTGAKQGPQLTDQQAPPHQDCAC